In Capsicum annuum cultivar UCD-10X-F1 chromosome 11, UCD10Xv1.1, whole genome shotgun sequence, one genomic interval encodes:
- the LOC107852854 gene encoding nicotinate-nucleotide pyrophosphorylase [carboxylating], chloroplastic isoform X2 yields MSATATKSAGKTVESLVVKPPAHPTYDLKVVIQLALSEDAGDLGDVSCKATIPVDLESEAYFLAKEDGIVAGIALAEMIFAEVDPSLKVEWYIKDGDKVHKGLKFGKVQGKAHSIVIAERVVLNFMQRMSGIATLSKAMADAAHPAYILETRKTAPGLRLVDKWAVLIGGGKNHRMGLFDMVMIKDNHISAAGGVNKALKSVDEYLEQNKLQMGVEVETRTLAEVHEVLEYASQTKTSLTRIMLDNMVIPLSNGDVEVSMLKEAVDLIDGRFETEASGNVTLETVHSIGQTGVTYVSSGALTHSVKALDISLKIDTELALEVGRRTKRA; encoded by the exons atgtcTGCAACAGCCACCAAGAGTGCAGGAAAAACAGTGGAGTCATTAGTAGTGAAGCCACCAGCACACCCCACATATGATTTAAAGGTTGTTATTCAGCTTGCCCTGTCTGAAGATGCTGGGGATTTAG GAGACGTGTCTTGTAAGGCGACAATTCCTGTTGACTTGGAATCTGAAGCTTATTTTCTAGCAAAGGAAGATGGGATTGTAGCAGGAATTGCACTTGCTGAGATGATATTCGCAGAAGTTGATCCTTCACTAAAG GTGGAATGGTATATAAAGGATGGTGATAAAGTTCATAAAGGCTTGAAATTTGGCAAAGTGCAAG GAAAGGCTCACAGCATTGTTATAGCTGAGAGGGTTGTTCTCAATTTTATGCAAAGAATGAGTGGAATAGCTACACTAAGTAAG GCAATGGCAGATGCTGCACATCCTGCTTACATCTTGGAAACTAGGAAAACTGCTCCGGGATTGCGTTTGGTGGATAAATGGGCG GTATTGATTGGCGGGGGGAAGAATCATAGAATGGGCTTATTCGATATGGTAATGATAAAAGACAATCACATATCTGCTGCTGGCGGTGTCAACAAAGCTCTAAAATCAGTGGATGAGTATTTGGAGCAAAATAAACTTCAAATGGGGGTTGAG GTTGAAACCAGGACGCTTGCAGAAGTACATGAGGTTTTAGAATATGCATCTCAAACAAAGACTTCACTGACTAGGATAATGCTGGACAATATGGTTATTCCATTATCTAACGGGGATGTTGAGGTATCCATGCTTAAGGAGGCTGTAGATTTGATCGATGGGAGGTTTGAGACAGAG GCTTCAGGAAATGTTACCCTTGAAACGGTGCACTCAATTGGACAAACTGGCGTTACCTACGTTTCTAG CGGTGCCCTAACGCATTCTGTGAAAGCACTTGACATTTCCCTGAAAATCGATACAGAGCTAGCCCTTGAAGTTGGACGACGTACAAAACGAGCATGA
- the LOC107852854 gene encoding nicotinate-nucleotide pyrophosphorylase [carboxylating], chloroplastic isoform X1, with product MFRVVPFTTTVHPYAIIPPRLVLKMSATATKSAGKTVESLVVKPPAHPTYDLKVVIQLALSEDAGDLGDVSCKATIPVDLESEAYFLAKEDGIVAGIALAEMIFAEVDPSLKVEWYIKDGDKVHKGLKFGKVQGKAHSIVIAERVVLNFMQRMSGIATLSKAMADAAHPAYILETRKTAPGLRLVDKWAVLIGGGKNHRMGLFDMVMIKDNHISAAGGVNKALKSVDEYLEQNKLQMGVEVETRTLAEVHEVLEYASQTKTSLTRIMLDNMVIPLSNGDVEVSMLKEAVDLIDGRFETEASGNVTLETVHSIGQTGVTYVSSGALTHSVKALDISLKIDTELALEVGRRTKRA from the exons ATGTTTAGAGTTGTTCCCTTCACTACTACTGTACACCCTTATGCAATCATACCTCCAAG gttggttttgaaaatgtcTGCAACAGCCACCAAGAGTGCAGGAAAAACAGTGGAGTCATTAGTAGTGAAGCCACCAGCACACCCCACATATGATTTAAAGGTTGTTATTCAGCTTGCCCTGTCTGAAGATGCTGGGGATTTAG GAGACGTGTCTTGTAAGGCGACAATTCCTGTTGACTTGGAATCTGAAGCTTATTTTCTAGCAAAGGAAGATGGGATTGTAGCAGGAATTGCACTTGCTGAGATGATATTCGCAGAAGTTGATCCTTCACTAAAG GTGGAATGGTATATAAAGGATGGTGATAAAGTTCATAAAGGCTTGAAATTTGGCAAAGTGCAAG GAAAGGCTCACAGCATTGTTATAGCTGAGAGGGTTGTTCTCAATTTTATGCAAAGAATGAGTGGAATAGCTACACTAAGTAAG GCAATGGCAGATGCTGCACATCCTGCTTACATCTTGGAAACTAGGAAAACTGCTCCGGGATTGCGTTTGGTGGATAAATGGGCG GTATTGATTGGCGGGGGGAAGAATCATAGAATGGGCTTATTCGATATGGTAATGATAAAAGACAATCACATATCTGCTGCTGGCGGTGTCAACAAAGCTCTAAAATCAGTGGATGAGTATTTGGAGCAAAATAAACTTCAAATGGGGGTTGAG GTTGAAACCAGGACGCTTGCAGAAGTACATGAGGTTTTAGAATATGCATCTCAAACAAAGACTTCACTGACTAGGATAATGCTGGACAATATGGTTATTCCATTATCTAACGGGGATGTTGAGGTATCCATGCTTAAGGAGGCTGTAGATTTGATCGATGGGAGGTTTGAGACAGAG GCTTCAGGAAATGTTACCCTTGAAACGGTGCACTCAATTGGACAAACTGGCGTTACCTACGTTTCTAG CGGTGCCCTAACGCATTCTGTGAAAGCACTTGACATTTCCCTGAAAATCGATACAGAGCTAGCCCTTGAAGTTGGACGACGTACAAAACGAGCATGA